From Bacillus sp. FSL K6-3431, the proteins below share one genomic window:
- a CDS encoding DNA cytosine methyltransferase translates to MTFGSPCQNLSNIGKREGLTGSQSSLFYHAI, encoded by the coding sequence ATTACATTTGGTTCGCCTTGTCAGAACTTATCCAATATTGGAAAAAGAGAAGGTCTTACAGGAAGTCAATCCAGTTTATTTTATCATGCAATCTGA
- a CDS encoding DNA cytosine methyltransferase: MLAGSVNYFSFWYEGEEKDGFIRQLTPLECERLMGLPENWTGLGHKGEVISDYARYKALGNAIAVPCAEYIMAGIAEVL, from the coding sequence TTGCTCGCAGGATCAGTAAATTATTTTTCATTTTGGTACGAAGGAGAAGAAAAAGATGGATTTATTCGTCAACTTACCCCATTGGAATGTGAACGTTTGATGGGGTTACCAGAAAATTGGACAGGTTTAGGGCATAAAGGAGAAGTAATTAGCGATTATGCAAGATATAAAGCACTTGGAAATGCGATTGCCGTACCATGTGCAGAATATATCATGGCTGGTATTGCAGAAGTTTTATAG
- a CDS encoding DUF5050 domain-containing protein — protein MEENEAKVMEWIDDHFVMNEIEIEDFPFFPFWKNGSYPLQSLSYFGTSAKNMTLFSTFLWVTAIKIFGNLCFAMLIMFVSVCTKKYALTLFTCTAIILLPYYGFSLASSKYILPGPLGFMVSTGFFKGSEYEYNIFTDQMDLVFQGVSTMALLILFAVTLCMSIVAFIVMMIWHTNVWSTRKQNRLLRTFSLMLFLVISVSSLAGCTSNENTGDYDIYYNSTRQSFENEHYRFYVDETDLSDIKLVFEDKETGEIRNFVRNPMQSLTAVETNIYGNGSLVYYMKLDHEKSKFNTSPDKFSVIEVDTTTFDERIIFEGNANTARDSFLGLNKALDADTLSFFGIEFFFLDEHRIYFVYDDEIMQVNKLTGKMSIIISLPPFKIVAFDGQSIYYVNEKYQVAKYDTTTESETVLPDIITTYFVLTDTELLFLNRQDQYKIYAMNLDDFTTRKITDKSVLSFTSDDQTIFYEGRDDLKKYRIDRDGENDTLISE, from the coding sequence TTGGAAGAAAATGAAGCAAAAGTGATGGAATGGATTGACGATCATTTTGTTATGAATGAAATTGAGATTGAAGACTTCCCGTTTTTTCCTTTTTGGAAAAATGGAAGCTATCCGCTACAAAGTTTGTCATACTTTGGAACATCCGCAAAGAATATGACGCTATTTTCTACTTTTTTGTGGGTGACTGCAATTAAAATATTTGGCAATCTATGTTTTGCGATGCTCATCATGTTTGTTTCTGTTTGCACGAAGAAATATGCGCTGACTCTCTTCACTTGTACAGCCATAATCTTGTTACCCTATTATGGATTCAGCCTAGCATCCTCCAAATACATTTTGCCGGGACCACTCGGGTTTATGGTTTCCACTGGTTTCTTCAAGGGGAGCGAATACGAGTACAACATTTTTACAGATCAAATGGACTTAGTATTCCAAGGAGTCTCTACTATGGCATTACTTATCTTGTTTGCTGTCACCTTGTGCATGAGTATCGTTGCATTTATTGTGATGATGATCTGGCATACAAATGTATGGAGCACAAGGAAGCAAAATCGTTTGCTGAGGACATTTAGTCTTATGCTTTTCCTAGTGATTTCCGTATCTAGCCTTGCCGGCTGCACCTCTAATGAAAATACAGGAGATTATGATATTTACTATAATTCCACCAGACAGTCCTTTGAAAATGAGCACTATCGGTTTTATGTTGATGAAACAGACCTGAGCGATATTAAGCTCGTATTTGAGGATAAAGAAACTGGCGAAATTAGAAACTTTGTCAGAAACCCAATGCAATCATTAACAGCAGTTGAGACAAATATTTATGGCAATGGTTCGCTTGTCTACTATATGAAACTTGACCATGAGAAGTCAAAGTTTAATACATCCCCAGACAAATTTTCTGTTATAGAAGTAGATACGACGACATTTGATGAGAGGATTATTTTTGAAGGGAACGCAAATACAGCAAGAGACAGTTTTTTAGGGCTGAATAAAGCGCTTGATGCTGATACACTTTCTTTCTTTGGAATAGAGTTTTTCTTTTTGGATGAACATCGCATCTACTTTGTTTATGATGACGAGATAATGCAAGTAAATAAATTGACAGGTAAAATGAGTATTATCATTAGTCTTCCACCATTTAAAATCGTCGCCTTTGACGGCCAGAGTATTTATTATGTAAATGAAAAATACCAAGTTGCGAAGTATGATACGACGACAGAGTCGGAAACGGTTCTTCCCGATATCATCACAACGTATTTTGTTTTGACTGATACAGAACTGCTCTTTTTGAATCGTCAAGATCAATATAAAATATATGCCATGAATTTGGATGATTTCACAACCCGAAAAATCACGGACAAATCCGTACTGAGCTTTACTAGTGACGATCAAACTATTTTTTATGAGGGTAGGGATGACCTTAAGAAGTATCGGATAGATCGGGATGGAGAAAATGATACGCTAATCTCAGAGTAG
- the rlmD gene encoding 23S rRNA (uracil(1939)-C(5))-methyltransferase RlmD — protein MNKGKLKVKCTGLHESGKGIVNIKGKEYLVSNLLEGETAIVEIIKTKHKTSVNVVKIEKESKHRVKPECSYYSKCGGCQLQHMSHEAQDNFKQRLVEDLLKSYCKVNDILPMKEPYYYRNKVHSTFAYDKKRQIISGIYQEESHHVIDIDECMIHDRKADEIIDTIKKFMKSFKMQPFDEDTGRGFLRHILIKRGFATNQVMVVLVTSTKVFPGKNNFIKALVKAHPEISNIIMNINKRRTSVVLGNEEIVLYGKGYIEDILCGVKFQISAKSFYQVNPIQTEILYNKGIEMAKLKGNETVIDAYCGIGTISLIVSDKVKKVIGVELNKDAVKDAIKNAKNNNIKNAYFYNDDAGDFMVKLANENKKMDLVIMDPPRSGSDEKFLSSLVKLSPQKVIYVSCNPVTLKRDLKYLTENGYKVKEIQPVDMFPQTAHVEAIALLQR, from the coding sequence ATGAATAAAGGAAAGTTAAAAGTTAAATGTACAGGTCTGCATGAAAGTGGAAAGGGAATTGTAAATATAAAGGGGAAAGAATACCTTGTATCCAATCTACTTGAAGGAGAAACTGCAATCGTTGAGATAATAAAGACGAAACATAAAACTTCTGTTAATGTGGTCAAAATTGAAAAAGAATCAAAGCATCGGGTAAAACCAGAATGCTCATATTATAGCAAATGTGGTGGATGTCAGCTTCAACATATGTCCCACGAAGCACAGGACAATTTTAAACAAAGATTAGTTGAGGATCTTTTAAAATCATATTGCAAAGTAAATGATATTTTACCTATGAAAGAACCTTACTACTATAGAAATAAGGTGCACTCAACATTTGCCTATGATAAAAAGAGACAAATTATATCCGGGATCTACCAGGAAGAGAGTCATCATGTAATTGATATAGACGAATGTATGATACATGACCGTAAGGCAGATGAAATTATAGACACCATCAAAAAATTTATGAAGTCTTTTAAAATGCAACCATTTGATGAAGACACAGGTAGAGGGTTTCTAAGGCATATACTGATAAAAAGAGGATTTGCAACGAATCAAGTAATGGTTGTCTTAGTGACATCAACAAAAGTCTTCCCAGGTAAAAATAATTTTATCAAAGCATTGGTAAAAGCTCATCCAGAAATATCTAATATTATAATGAATATTAATAAGCGGAGAACGTCAGTAGTACTGGGAAATGAGGAAATTGTTTTATATGGGAAGGGATATATTGAAGATATATTATGTGGTGTAAAATTCCAAATTTCAGCCAAGTCTTTTTATCAAGTCAATCCAATTCAAACTGAAATTTTATATAACAAGGGAATTGAGATGGCAAAACTAAAAGGCAATGAAACAGTCATAGATGCATATTGTGGAATAGGTACGATATCATTAATAGTCAGCGACAAAGTGAAGAAGGTTATAGGTGTTGAACTAAATAAAGATGCAGTAAAAGATGCAATAAAAAATGCTAAAAACAATAATATTAAAAATGCCTATTTCTACAACGATGATGCCGGGGACTTTATGGTGAAACTAGCAAATGAAAATAAAAAAATGGACCTAGTAATCATGGACCCACCAAGGTCAGGAAGTGACGAAAAGTTTTTATCTTCTCTGGTCAAACTATCGCCACAGAAAGTGATTTATGTCTCCTGCAACCCAGTCACTTTGAAAAGAGATTTAAAATATTTAACTGAAAATGGATATAAAGTAAAAGAAATTCAACCAGTAGACATGTTTCCGCAAACGGCGCACGTCGAGGCTATAGCGTTGCTACAACGTTGA
- a CDS encoding DNA cytosine methyltransferase: MASEIEKAPISITKRHFPNIHHLGDITKVNGGEIPPVHIITFGSPCQNLSNIGIREGLTGSQSSLFYHAIRIIEEMRCATNGTYPVIAVWENVMGAFSSNNRLDFKALLESFANTEIPMPDSEVWANAGMVRGNDVDVAWRLLDAQYWGSPTLAQRRRRIFLVADFGGTRATEILFKARDLQSFFTSCGEGRLPLAITVEYLLKKQGGEYPSSVPFKKDVCEYSQSRFSESIFHFAPI, encoded by the coding sequence ATGGCAAGTGAAATTGAAAAAGCTCCCATATCTATTACGAAACGACATTTTCCTAACATACATCATTTAGGAGATATTACAAAAGTAAATGGTGGAGAAATACCACCTGTTCATATCATTACATTTGGTTCACCTTGTCAGAACTTATCCAATATCGGTATACGAGAAGGCCTTACTGGAAGTCAATCTAGTTTATTTTATCATGCAATAAGAATTATTGAAGAAATGAGGTGTGCAACGAATGGAACATATCCAGTTATCGCTGTTTGGGAAAACGTCATGGGAGCTTTTTCATCAAATAACAGGCTGGATTTTAAGGCCTTGCTTGAATCGTTCGCAAATACCGAAATTCCAATGCCTGATTCTGAAGTCTGGGCAAACGCCGGAATGGTCCGAGGGAATGATGTTGATGTCGCTTGGCGATTGTTGGATGCCCAATATTGGGGAAGTCCCACACTTGCTCAAAGAAGAAGACGTATCTTCCTCGTGGCAGATTTTGGAGGAACACGTGCCACAGAAATATTATTTAAAGCCCGTGATTTGCAATCGTTTTTTACGTCTTGCGGAGAGGGCAGGTTGCCCCTCGCCATTACCGTAGAATATCTACTCAAAAAGCAGGGGGGAGAATACCCATCGTCCGTCCCTTTCAAGAAAGACGTATGCGAATACAGCCAAAGTCGATTTAGTGAGTCAATATTTCACTTCGCCCCAATTTAA
- a CDS encoding FadR/GntR family transcriptional regulator, with translation MIKKANRINLVEQVATQIEQLIKSEHWKVGDRLPPEMELMEQFGVSRNTLREAIRALVHAGLLETKQGSGTVVHSTNSLEAALKRYVKKSELLEILDVRLALEKQAAQLAAENRTEADLVRLEKYIRDSRRAVKNNDYESFIKLDICFHQTVVSSSNNQLLIDLYEPLLEMIYRFVQDLMKMNASFKYEEELHIELFTAIRNQDKVAAAAYVENYMEILRQEVVEMIEEE, from the coding sequence ATGATTAAGAAAGCAAACCGAATAAATCTAGTAGAACAGGTTGCTACCCAAATTGAACAATTAATTAAATCTGAGCATTGGAAAGTAGGAGACAGACTGCCGCCCGAAATGGAACTTATGGAACAGTTTGGTGTAAGCCGTAATACACTTCGAGAAGCCATCCGTGCTTTAGTTCATGCTGGTTTACTAGAAACTAAACAAGGAAGCGGAACAGTTGTACATTCTACGAACTCTCTGGAAGCGGCTTTGAAGCGCTATGTAAAAAAATCTGAGTTGCTTGAGATTCTAGATGTTCGCTTAGCTTTAGAAAAACAAGCTGCCCAATTGGCTGCTGAAAATAGAACAGAAGCAGATTTAGTAAGACTTGAAAAGTATATTCGAGACTCTCGACGGGCAGTCAAAAATAACGATTATGAATCGTTTATTAAGTTGGATATATGTTTTCACCAAACTGTTGTGTCATCTTCTAATAACCAACTTTTAATCGATTTATACGAGCCACTATTAGAAATGATATATCGTTTTGTTCAAGATTTAATGAAAATGAATGCCTCGTTTAAATACGAGGAAGAACTGCACATTGAATTATTTACAGCGATACGTAATCAGGATAAAGTTGCTGCTGCCGCATACGTAGAAAATTATATGGAAATATTAAGACAAGAGGTCGTTGAAATGATAGAGGAGGAATAA
- a CDS encoding CynX/NimT family MFS transporter — protein sequence MNDGTLSSTINNNKKYSLLLLVGIVLVGSNLRVPLTSAGALIPLIRDDLGISNALIGTITTLPLLAFALLSPFAPKIANRIGMELTIALSLILLIIGIAIRSLSGSLFLFAGTILIGLAIAFGNVLIPGIVKMNFPLKIGLMTGIYAIFMNLFGALGSGISVPISSIGNFGWQGALGIWGILTFVSLIIWLPQLRKNNKNEKTNVKIEKKNSLWRSPLAWKITIFMGGQSLMFYTLITWLPDILNSNGYNSNTAGWMVSLMQFALIPATFIVPVIAEKMKNQVVLSIVTASLFFIGFAGLLQGSPALVPFWAILLGIAGGSAFSLSMMFFTLRSKDGKEAAELSGMAQSFGYLLAAVGPVLVGALHDMTDSWMAPLLLLILISIVLFIVGIGSGKEGYVTESHAAKVTS from the coding sequence ATGAATGATGGAACACTTTCATCAACTATAAATAATAATAAAAAATACAGTCTATTATTGCTGGTTGGCATAGTTTTAGTAGGGTCTAACTTAAGAGTACCGTTGACTTCTGCTGGTGCTTTAATTCCCTTAATACGTGATGATTTAGGTATTAGTAATGCTTTGATAGGGACGATTACAACATTGCCATTACTTGCATTTGCTTTACTCTCACCATTTGCTCCTAAAATAGCCAATCGGATTGGTATGGAATTGACGATTGCTTTATCTTTGATATTACTTATTATTGGGATTGCGATTCGCTCACTTTCAGGCAGTCTTTTTTTATTTGCTGGTACGATTTTAATTGGTTTGGCAATTGCTTTCGGTAATGTCCTGATTCCTGGAATTGTAAAAATGAACTTTCCCTTAAAAATTGGTTTGATGACTGGTATATATGCGATATTCATGAATTTATTTGGTGCTCTCGGATCTGGGATTAGTGTTCCTATTTCATCTATTGGTAATTTTGGATGGCAAGGTGCATTAGGTATATGGGGAATACTAACCTTTGTTTCTTTAATAATATGGCTCCCACAACTCCGTAAGAATAATAAAAATGAAAAGACAAATGTGAAAATAGAGAAGAAAAATAGTTTATGGCGTTCTCCGCTCGCATGGAAGATTACAATATTTATGGGAGGACAATCCTTAATGTTTTATACATTAATCACATGGTTGCCAGATATTTTAAATTCGAATGGTTATAATTCAAATACTGCTGGATGGATGGTATCTCTAATGCAGTTTGCACTCATTCCAGCTACTTTTATTGTACCGGTTATTGCAGAAAAAATGAAAAACCAAGTCGTTTTAAGTATCGTAACAGCTTCTCTATTCTTTATTGGATTTGCAGGATTATTACAAGGAAGCCCTGCATTGGTTCCATTTTGGGCAATCCTTTTGGGTATTGCTGGCGGAAGTGCGTTCAGTCTTTCTATGATGTTTTTTACACTGAGATCAAAAGATGGAAAGGAGGCAGCAGAGTTATCTGGGATGGCTCAATCTTTCGGTTATTTATTAGCAGCAGTCGGTCCAGTTCTAGTGGGGGCTCTACATGACATGACTGATAGTTGGATGGCTCCGCTTCTTTTACTTATTCTTATATCTATTGTTCTGTTTATTGTTGGGATTGGTTCAGGCAAAGAAGGTTATGTTACAGAGTCACATGCTGCTAAAGTAACAAGTTAA
- a CDS encoding patatin-like phospholipase family protein translates to MTKYRIMSFDGGGTLGALSLQLLNRLARRNPKLISRTNVFSGNSIGSFTALALASGRSPKETLQFFKDKILPAFSISRPGGPVFNQQLPYSGFIEAVRTFFPPDLLLKDLKRRIVVPAFHLFSPELNRWTPVLFHNFRGSPYLNEKASDVILRSSGAPATQRAYQNYVDGYTVTTNPSTASIAFAVGKAKQPLDQIAVLSIGTGEEPTQLRRDTEGWGMVSADNKRPENMKNLPPNWGVLLDRSPNEPLLPFLQIVASGSGYYESMVSSQLLGNRFFRLNPRIPNFSKTDPTVVPAVISIANKTNLQNAIQFIEKNWN, encoded by the coding sequence TTGACTAAATATCGGATCATGTCCTTTGATGGAGGCGGTACCTTAGGTGCTTTAAGTTTACAACTTTTGAACAGACTGGCTAGGCGAAACCCAAAATTAATTAGTCGAACCAATGTTTTTTCGGGAAATTCAATCGGTTCATTTACTGCCCTTGCGTTAGCAAGCGGAAGATCGCCGAAGGAGACACTCCAGTTTTTTAAGGATAAAATCCTACCGGCATTCAGTATCTCTCGACCAGGTGGACCTGTTTTTAACCAGCAATTACCATATTCTGGTTTCATTGAAGCAGTACGAACATTTTTTCCACCAGATCTTCTCCTCAAAGACTTAAAAAGACGAATTGTTGTCCCTGCATTTCATTTATTCTCACCGGAGCTAAATCGTTGGACTCCTGTGTTATTTCACAACTTTCGTGGCTCTCCCTATTTAAATGAGAAAGCGAGTGATGTAATACTACGGAGCAGTGGTGCTCCCGCGACGCAAAGAGCCTATCAAAACTACGTGGATGGGTATACAGTAACAACTAACCCCAGTACAGCAAGTATCGCGTTTGCAGTGGGGAAAGCCAAACAGCCGTTGGATCAAATTGCGGTATTATCCATTGGAACAGGTGAAGAGCCGACTCAATTAAGAAGAGATACGGAGGGGTGGGGGATGGTGAGTGCAGATAACAAACGCCCCGAAAATATGAAGAACCTTCCCCCAAACTGGGGAGTTCTTTTGGACCGATCGCCCAATGAACCTTTACTGCCATTTCTTCAGATTGTCGCTAGTGGATCCGGTTACTATGAATCCATGGTCAGTTCTCAGCTTCTAGGAAATCGTTTTTTTCGATTAAACCCACGGATCCCTAATTTCTCCAAAACGGACCCTACTGTGGTTCCCGCTGTCATTTCAATCGCTAACAAAACAAATTTACAAAATGCTATTCAATTTATAGAGAAAAACTGGAATTAA
- a CDS encoding LptM family lipoprotein: MKKILIFVLAISMVAILAACGGEDNLTVFKSEDNNYQVSASTSWKDANGTLNPEADLQIYNPRKEKYFMALLESKEDFTDFSLQAYYDIVTEPFISSLDTPNQGDVKEVTINGNKALQYTLEGVVDNLNIVYLVTVIETPTHYGQLMAWTLKSKWDEYKDEYTNLTDSFKEVN, translated from the coding sequence ATGAAAAAGATATTAATATTTGTATTAGCTATTTCTATGGTTGCTATCCTTGCAGCATGTGGTGGGGAAGACAACTTAACAGTTTTTAAAAGTGAAGACAACAATTATCAGGTAAGTGCCTCTACTAGTTGGAAAGATGCAAACGGCACGCTAAATCCAGAGGCTGACCTTCAAATTTATAATCCTAGAAAAGAGAAATATTTCATGGCACTACTCGAATCAAAAGAGGATTTCACGGATTTTTCACTACAAGCGTATTATGATATTGTTACCGAACCATTCATTTCTTCATTAGATACTCCTAATCAAGGAGATGTAAAGGAAGTTACGATTAATGGTAATAAGGCGCTACAATACACGCTTGAAGGTGTTGTAGACAATTTAAATATTGTTTATTTAGTCACCGTTATCGAAACACCTACACATTATGGTCAATTGATGGCTTGGACGCTTAAAAGCAAATGGGATGAATATAAAGACGAATATACGAATTTGACCGACAGTTTTAAAGAAGTAAATTAA